The Anopheles moucheti chromosome 3, idAnoMoucSN_F20_07, whole genome shotgun sequence genome contains the following window.
CACCGTAAACTGTACGCACGGTTCCTTCACACCGCGATGATGTTCCGCGGAAATCGGAGTCCCGTGGCTGCGGTTATGCTAGGTGTGCTGCAAACCAACACCGTGTCGTGTGCCAACAGAACGGTTGATTGCGCTTCAGTTGTATACGGTGTGGCAAGTGCGGAGAACGTCAACGGCGAGTTTCGAATTcggtttttgtggtttttcacCTCGCTCGTAGATGATCCCAAGCGGAAGAAGCGGAAGGACATCGTCGCACCGAGAAGAAGATGCGTTCGTTCGTGGATGTCGGAACACGTGGTGCGAACGGGGTTGCGCTGCATACGCTTACCGTTTATCCTTCGTGTGGTTTGGAACTGGTTCGCCTAGATCTGCTGTAGGGCTACATGTGCTGTCGCTGTACGCGGAATACTTTTTACTCTATCATATGACGAATAGCCCACAAAATGTTCAATGCTAGACGCTTACGATCGTTCTATTCTCACATCTCAATTTATCTGCACAGTGTGACGCAAAGATGGTGTTCGACGTAGTACAGCGGATGCACGACACAGAACCATTCTCGGAGGATCTGCTATTAGCGATGAAAAGACTGTGGTCGGATTCTGGCGTGCAGGAGTGCTTCTGTCGCAGCAACGAGTATCAGCTGAACGATTCCGCAAAATAGTGAGTACCACCAGACATTCAAACACTCCTCCTTTAGATGGTGTTCATCTGTACGATTTCTTACGCACAAGCTTCCGCCCAATGTCAAACAATAAGCAGCAGTCTAATGTCTTTATCGTactttatttaacatttaccGATTTATGTACAACTTGCCTTAGAATAATGCTGTTCGATACTGGCGCGTGATCCGATACCGATACTTCCCTATAGCCTTCCCCTAGCTGCTCCGTTCGGTTAGCTTAAATTTCAGCGGTTTATCGGGAATGTAGGTGGGGTTCACCTTGTACGTAAGCTTCTCGTAGTTGTACTCTACCTGGTACCGCCGGAAGAGCTGTAACGAAGCGTTTCAGAGAAAACCGCCCGAAGGTAGGCAACCCGTAAGACAGTGTCTTCTGTATTGTTTCTTCGCGATAATTGTAACTTGCACGCGCAACATACCTTGGAGAGAAGTATCTGTAGCTCGCATTCGGCAAACCGTCGACCGATGCAGGTCCGCCGTCCGTAGCCGAACGGCAAGCTCACGTACGGGTGAATCTTCTGGCCGGCGTGTGGGCAACCGGAATGTTCTTTAAGCTCACCCCGCTTCAGCCATCGCTCCGGAATGAATCGATCGGGTTCCGGGAAATACTGTTCCAGATTCGAAACAACCAGATGGGGGAATATAACGTGCGTCTGAAGATGAAATGATGTGAAGGCGTATTGGTAAAACCTTAAATTAGTCTTCTTATCGCCAAGGGATTTGACATGGTTCCTTACCCCCTTCGGTATATGGTAACCGCCGATGACGGCATCTGTCTGTAAGCTGCGCCCGTTTCCGATAACAACCGGATACATTCTGGAATGAGACGATAGTGCAATTTCACTTTCCAGCCCGCTACACACAAGGATGTGTGCGATGAAAATCAACTTACCGCAGCGTTTCCTTGATGCAGGCCCTTAGATAAGGCATGGTTTCGAGCATCGATATCGTAAACTTTGTGTCCGGCGACGGCATACTGCGCTTGATCTCGTTGAAGAGGATCTCCTGCTTGTCCGGGTTTTGGCTGAGCTGGTAAATCGTAGACGTCGCCGCAACGGATGTCTGGCGAAAAGCAAACGGGGCCACAAtgaggagaaggaaaaaaaataccattaCCCATCCACTTGACTGCTTACCGTATCCACGCCAACCATAATCAGATCGAGCGCAAGGACTGCCGCAATTTTTGGATTGTTTGTCTTTTGTAGAATTCGCTCGACGAGCGAGATACACTCCTCGCTCTTCTGCTCGGTGCTGCTATTCATCTTCTCCATAGCGATATTGATGTGCCGCATGCAAAGTCtggttgaaaatgaaatgcaaaGAAACGTTAGATGACACGCATCAGGGTGTGGTGGCCGATCGATCAGGGCGTGGATGGGACCTACTCTCGGAATGTGTCCAAAGCACCGATGTAGTTTTTGTACGCCGTTGTCTCGTAGATGCGCCAGATTGGCATCCGCAGCTCGACCTCCGCCACGGTCCAGAAGAAGGTGTTGATGGAATTAATCATGCGCTTCGACTCGTCGTTGCCATCCTTCGACACACAGCCGAGACGTGTGTCGAGTGCCACTCGTCCGATTGCTGTGCGGGGCGATAGGAAAATCCGTAAACTATAAGCTATAAACTTTTTCATAAACGAAACAGACAAGCATTATTTCTGCAAAGCTGCTAATTTAGTAAGAATGGAACAGCTcagattttgatttttttgttacgcCTGCGGACGAGTAGGATGACTGAAAATTGACTAAAATTGTAGGAAAAGCTGGCGTAATTAATCCTCTTTGCTTTTAAGCGTGAGAAGGCTAGCGGGTGTGTCCTTGTTTGAATTAGCCTCTAGACTATGTTAGCCTTAAATCGGATAATCGAAGCGTAATGGGTATACTTACACTCTAGCGCCCACTTGTACAGCTCGTGCAGAAAATCTCCCGGGAGCTCGTTATTTTCGTCACGCATCTCTTGGATCCTGCCGGGTAGGAAATGAATGCATTGACTTGAAACTCAAGGAAACTTAATTATTCATACGAAACGAATTCGCAAACAACTTTCGCGCGTATACGTTTCGGAGGAGGTGGGAGGAGCATGAAGAATGATGCATGGCGGAGAATtgggaaaaacatttttatgatgGCAAATGCTTGGTcttttcgaaacaaaaaatcacaccgTCTAGAACTTTTCGACAAAGTCACAAAACTCCTCATGTAGTTCAAACCGGTTCAAAAATTCCAAATGCATCGTGCCCACAGttgagtgtgtgttggttgtGCCAATGACGTAAGACTAAGCAAAACAAGTTTTcctaacaataacaaaaatacaacCCAAAATTGTTACCAACCGATCTTCTGTCTTCTAAAGACTCGTTTCAAGCTGTCTGCAGTCAAGTGCCGTAACAGTTAAAACTTGCTGACTTTGGGACCTCTTCCAACGATGATCAAGGTTTGACCTGCGAGGGTGATCTCTGCGATCTCTTTTGGGGTTTTAGTAAGGCAGAGGCTGCACGCGAAAGATCACAACGAATGTTGAAACGCAAACGTTGGCCTTTCGGATCGCGCTATCTCGACTTAGgacgcgaaacaaaaaaaaactagaagcCTACCTGTCCATGAAATCGCATGATATCTCGTCTAACGGTGCGATGTATTTTTTTGCGGTGGATGGTTGCAGCATCACCTGCTGGACTTGCGCCCGAAAGGCGTCCCATTTTTCGCCAtgactaaaaaaaaaggaaattgtaATGAGTTGTGGGAAAGGTAACGCCACTGCTGGTGAGATACTTACACACCGATCAGCCCCATGTTGTCACCGAAGAAATCTTTCCGCAGCTTCGATTTGTAGTTCCGAAGCGAAGGCATCGCCGGCCGGTGTGGTTGCACTTCCTCCTTCTTGAACGTGTCCCGTATGAGGTCGGCATCGAACACAAACAGCAGGTCCGGATGTCCGATCAGTCCGTTTACCTTCGCGATGCGCCCAAACTGTCGGTGCAGATCCTGCATCACCTTGTCCAGATCCTCGATCTTGTACTGACCTGTGGGTGAGCCCGGGAATGGGGGAATGTTTAGATGGGGAATTTCATAGGAGGAGGAGCGGCCACTTAATGCCACACTCCGTGCATGGTTTCACTATTTTACTTTCCACTCAACAACCTTGTGGTCCGTTTGCCGCGGATGAAACGTAAAGTGTTTAATTTGCCAAAGTATTTGCACTCTTCCTTCTGTGAAGCGCGCTCGTTGAAGTTCACAATGGTCATGAACTATCTTCAAAGCGACAGCCGTAAAAACGTCGCTTAACGAGCGAAGAAGAACAGCAAACAGGAGTTAAGTTCGTCTAATGATGCGATCAAGGGATACTTCTCTTcatggttgctttttttcgttgttattTAGATGAACAAGAATCAAGATACTGTCATTAAATTGACCCGTTCGAGATTGGAACTATTACtacattctttttttatattgaaagCTACCAAAAGAGCCTCCTCATAGGTGGATTGCTAAAGATTCCGATAAGTACTTCCAAGTCGCGTGACACACCGCACCATCGCGAAGTACGATCACATTATCGGAGGCAGAAAAAAGGCGTAGGATGCAAACTGCGTGCCGGGGGTCGGGTTAGTATTCCACCGGCATTATGCTAATTAATGCGTGTTTGTGGTCGCGACCACAAATTGGAAATCTAAACCCGCGCACAACACCTGGCACAccacgcatacacacgcaagAAGTGTACCGGCATTAGGTGTTAGAGACCGTGGGATCATCACAGCACTGGGGGAGAGCCCAGCATGGCAGCACAGGAAGCAATGCTGTCGTATGTACGCCGGACACGAACACGGTCGGCTTGTTGGAGCCACCCGATGTAACGCCAACCAGCGGGCGGTCATTTTACACATAATATTGTGGAAAATAAACTATACGCGCGTTATGTTTTCGGGTTGGGTCCGACAAGCCGAACGAAAGATTCACCCATTTTCGGAGCGCCCTTCGCCACGCAACAGTGTGTGATGGCACTGGATGGAAAAGGGGACAATTGTATGTGGCAACAATAATTTCTTcgcgcttttttgttttgtttttgcacagATTACAAAGCCGTGCGTGGAAAGAGGGTGTTAATACTGTGTTCCTGGGCAGGCTATCCGTTTTAAACTTTGGGTGCTAAATGGTCGGTGCAAATAtggaattgaattaaatttcttaACGCGTTGCTGCTGGTGTCCGTGGTTAGACACTGTTAAAACATGCTCATGCTGCGTGTAGTCAATTAGTTGTCTATTTGCGTCATGGTGGATGTTGAAACCAATGTTTCAAGCTATTTGGACAATTTTTTGTTCGCCCTTTCGTCCATGAAGGCTTCAAGGAAGTATGTTTAGTAAAAAAAGGCGGTCTTAATTCCGCCGAAAAATGCTGCAAATCGCTTTGCAATTAGAAATTAGTTAGAAACTGTGTGTGGGACGTGCGTGAATTatgtaagaaaacaaaaaaaagcaacactcaTTAGATGAAGCAATTCttcgttttgtaaaaaaaacaattagtCACTAAAACAACAGCCAAAAAATAAGCTCCCTTTGCCACCCAATTTGTAAAACACAACTCCGGCTGACGAAATCTGACGCAAGAACGTTGCTAACATTCGTAGATAGTTGGTTGTGTGGTTTTCTATTGGCTTTAtacaaaaatcgtaaaatATGCCAATCCTGTGGGCAGCATTTCGGCAAACCCCCCGGGATTGGGAGGCAGGTGAGGGGCACCAGACAAGTAGAGCCTCTCGCGGTCTCTGCGCGACAGGGCATAACAGCGGTGACACACCTTTGCTTGCCGCGAGTGCTTGAAAAGATTGAAGCGTTGTGCCGGAGGGATATAAGTAACCATTCCGGTGGTGTGGTCTTTACAGATAATTGCCAAATGCCACCATCGCACACTGCCAACGCTTGTTGACACGACTGGGGGAGGGGGACCGTTTGGTGCGATAGTATACACCCGTTTCTTCAACGACTTGGGCCACGTGTTGAGGTTAGGGCGTTCTGCTAATGGCTGCCTTTTAAACAGCTTCTTTGCTAACGCGAAGGTAATTGTACACGACTCGGGTTTGGGATGAGGTAAGAATATGCATATTTAACACATTTGCTTTCTTTAACCGGCTAAAGCGGTGCTGGAAGGATTCTCGGGTGGCGAGGTGGTTAAGGTGCGAATTAAAAGTTCCGCCATCACACTGCGAAGGTTGTGCTATCTTTTGGTTGGATACCATTGTCTGAGATTGAGGCTGAGCAAATTGAATAAAAGTGTCTGAAAAAAGGGACTTGAAAGTGACGCTATCTTACTAGAATTAATTCTTTAAAGTGTTACAACGACACAATGGTACAACTAAAATCTCTGCCATTCGTCTAATTACATAACATTCCGTTTACTGAGTGCGGTAACTGACGACCCGGCCCAAATGCGCCGCCGACCTCTTCGCGTGGACTGAGTCTTGGAACGAGGACATCGTCCGGGCAACATTGGGCCACTCGTTTGACCCGCTCATTGATTTCGTCAAATGCCGGTGGCAAAATTTGCTTGGCTTTCGATTCGAGAGCAGCCCCGACACACACGGCGGCTTTCGGGTCGAACGGTCGAGCAAGAACTGAAGTGGGTTCACTCTCACTTTCTTCTCGCTTAACACACTCGTGTCACTGTCGACGTACACCCGCTGATGATTTCCAGAAAAACCGCGATGACGTTTGTGTGTCACACCAGCCCCCAGTGGAAGAGGATTTGGCAAGATAATTATACGCGTCTCGCGCGCTTTTAAATCATCCCAGTCCCAGCTCATAACAGTCCCATTTCGAAAGAGGCGTCAATGAGCTGGCTAATGTGCGATGGGCTGAAGATAATGATGATCGTCTTGTCAAGGGAACGACGGCGTACGGGTTGATTGATACGGGCTCGTCGGAACATCGTGGTGTTTGACCTGCAGCGACCCCGGTTTACGCATCCGTTGGAGACGGTCCCATACCAACCTGTCACTGATGTTGTACGGGTTtccgataataaaaaaaaaacaacgttgGTATATCTTCGCCAAAGGTAAGATTAATCGATAACAAATTACGCTACCGGCATCGTTAGCCCATGGGGGAAACTGTGTCATTGGGACGCATGGTGTGTGTACTCGACCCCGAGTCCAATTTTCTTACCACCCGGCGGCCCCAACTGATTACATGATCTCCGTGTAAACAACGCGCCGACacacaaaagaagaaattgaACGCATCCCTCCAccagcaaattaaaaaaaaaggacgcagTCAGCTCCAAATAAAGCGTCCAGTGGAAGATGTTCGACGGACatcgtctgtccgattcctcTGTGGTCGCtgtgtttaaacaaaaattcgtCAAGAAATTATGTAAACTGCTTCCCATTGTAAGTGCACCGTGCCAAAGTCGCGGGACTCCGGGTACCGGCGGGGTCACCCGTAAACGGCACAGAAGGCTCTCGATCCGGTGGCACATTTCACAATCACAATCCGTGGTGTGCATTTCTTTCGATCTCCCGTGGTTCCCGTCTCCCCATCCGCTGGCGCAACGCTTTATGAGTGGTTTATTTGTGACAAACCACTCGTTGAGTTATTATGCCTTCAACAGCACCATCTGTTTTGGGGGCTGGCCAGTGTGCACCACGGGGTCGTAATGTCTGACATTGTTCCATGACCAAACCATGACCACGGTATTCTGCTGAGTGGAGGAAGTGAGAAGAGACCTCATTGTCGGCTTTTATGCGGGTTTGCCAACTCCTGCGGCTGCTCCCCAGATCTCTTGAGCGCCGACCAGTGCACTTGATGCTGTCACCTCAAGTAATAAAAGCGATAAATCTGTCCAAATGGAGAGAGAAATTGAATAACAACACGTGCGGACCGTGTTGATGCCGTGGTCAGTTTTTAGTACATTATTTAGTACACCGAATGGGAAAGAAGGCTTGACGAATCTCCATACATTGTGAATTATTGTGGTGGACGCAATTGTGTGCAAGGTTTCGATGTAAACACGCCACTTCCACAAAACCGTCGAGACTCAACCAAAACCCAAGTGAAACATGGTTCGCACGGCACTTCAGGTTGGCCCCCAGTGCGCTGTGCCGCTGTTATCTCATCGatgtttgaagtttttttgcAGGCGATTCGTTCCGTTACGAGGCGCGGACACTGTGACTAACGCGGGGTTTCTTTGTGGGGCTTGTACGATATTTGCCTGTTGCTTAATTTTCTGCAAATTGATTTGCCAAGTTTACCGAGCGAAACAGAAAGGAAATGGGGGGATTCTGGTCCCCTAATGGGGACTGGAGACAGTCCGAGTCGCGACAAGTGACGCatggaaaaagaaatataattaTCGCATTTTctggttaaaaaaaatactgcatTTAGAAGTgctgaaattaaaatgcaataatCACTGCAAGCACGTGCAACAGCTGCAATCTTGTTCGCGTGCGGAGTCGACTTAATTGTCTCAGcaatttgagcatttttatCAAATTCACATTCGCCTCGGAATGGTGCATTCGGGGCAACCCACATGCTCGGCACTGTTCGATGTAATAACGAATGAATCGATTGTGAAATGAGCTCAATCGAACAGGCTGCGTATGGTAATCAAATGAAATGGATCATACTTTTCTCGGCGATGTGTTTCGAACAAAAGCGCAGGCAAAAAACCCGCATAACTAACTCGTTACATGAGTGCAATCGAATGTGGAATCAATCGTCCCCGGTGGTGGAGGTTTGCTTCACGTTGTTGTACCGCTTTCTGCCATTACGACTACGTCTCGCGGATGCATTTTCCGGTGCGGCCCGGCGCTGGATTTTCCAACACCGATGTGTGCGATCGTCGATTGCAAAATCGAAACCACCCACATCCCGGGCACTGGTTACTTCCACccgacaaaacaaaagcgataAAAAACAGCACAGCGTTTCCTGCGAACGGTGGACAGACATACCGGCGCCAAcgattattttccttttcctttcaaGCTTCGGTTGCACACGCCGTGAGTTGCAGCACTTCGAGGGTTACATGGTCACTATGCACCCCCCCGGGGCCCCTTTCTCTCCCTAGACCATGCTGTAGTCTCACTTTCTTTGTGACTTTCTCGTTCGTGCGGCACCGAATGACAGCGTCTAGTGTTGTTGGCGGGATGCGACGGACCGCGTGGTTTTGTGCGCAGATTACAGAGCGGAACAAACCGATGGCTAAGATGGTGTGTGGCTGGTGCTGGATGACCGTGGCCTTGAATGGGTACGGTTGCTATGATTTTAAAATAAGATACCGGCGGACACCGGTAGAAGATAATTTGCCACGAAATATCCGGTTTGTGGAAGGTGGTCCGATGTCAGTAGATCACTCCACGTTTTTGACCAACAAAACCAGTTTCCTACTTAAATGTGGTCTATGATCTACGGTAAATGCTAAGGGTGGTTAAAGTCGCCAAATAAGGATGGAGCCAGGTGTATTGAATTCTCTcattaattattcaaattattcaAAGGAAGTTTTATAAAACTCAGACATTTTATTGAGGACCATCTGCAGGTGTCCAAGATATACTcacaaaaaaatcttcaaGGCCATGCACCTGTGGCTCCCTAAATAGCCAACGATCTTCTAAAATTAGAGCATCATGTTCCCAAATTGTAACACTTACCAATAATCGGAGCAAAGCGCCACGAGTTCC
Protein-coding sequences here:
- the LOC128302328 gene encoding probable cytochrome P450 49a1; translated protein: MVGQRIANSLLKRSTFSSALNVLPNEATTATAALLEPTIQQQQQQQAVNEQFSHARPYSDVPGPKGLPMIGNSWRFAPIIGQYKIEDLDKVMQDLHRQFGRIAKVNGLIGHPDLLFVFDADLIRDTFKKEEVQPHRPAMPSLRNYKSKLRKDFFGDNMGLIGVHGEKWDAFRAQVQQVMLQPSTAKKYIAPLDEISCDFMDRIQEMRDENNELPGDFLHELYKWALESIGRVALDTRLGCVSKDGNDESKRMINSINTFFWTVAEVELRMPIWRIYETTAYKNYIGALDTFRELCMRHINIAMEKMNSSTEQKSEECISLVERILQKTNNPKIAAVLALDLIMVGVDTTSVAATSTIYQLSQNPDKQEILFNEIKRSMPSPDTKFTISMLETMPYLRACIKETLRMYPVVIGNGRSLQTDAVIGGYHIPKGTHVIFPHLVVSNLEQYFPEPDRFIPERWLKRGELKEHSGCPHAGQKIHPYVSLPFGYGRRTCIGRRFAECELQILLSKLFRRYQVEYNYEKLTYKVNPTYIPDKPLKFKLTERSS